The stretch of DNA AAACCATGCCATATTGAACTGTTTGAAATATTACATGAGCCAATACCAAACATTGCAATCGTCAATTTAGGCCAATAAGCAGCGATTTGATTATAATGTTGAGATTTAACGATAGCATCACGTAGTGATTTTTCTTCTAAAATAGCAGGGAAGTCCATTAATAGTGAGCGACTATGAAGTTTAGTGGCGATATTATAGACGATAGTATTGACATGAAATTGACTGTTCAGTTTTCCTGCCGGGCCGCCAACCATTGGCACACAAAGTGCATCTTTATGGATTGAGCTATCAAGTTGATTGGCAACTGCAGCTAAAGAACTTCCCCATGAAAAACCAATAATGTCTTGGTTGGTAATTATTTTTTGTAAGTACGTCGCGCCAGCATATCCCATTTTTTGTAATTTAATATCAAGATCCTCATCTTTTTGTGTATCAACAATAATCACCTCATGTAATTTAAAATGTTCTTTTAATTGCTTTTCGAGTAAAGAGGTTTGACAGAGAGTGTAATTAATCTTGAAGGTGATGACTTGCTGTTGTTGCGCTTTTTTTAATAAACGGCTAATCGTTGTGCGATAAATGCCTAGTTTTGCTGATATTTCAGCTTGAGTTAAGTTATCCTCATAATAAAGCTGCGCAATATTAATTAATAGTTTTAACTCATCGTTTGGCATAATCGCTCCTAACATGTTGAATTTAAGCACAAATGTGCATAAATTAAATTTGTATTGTTAATGCAATTACATTAAACGATGCGCAAATGATATCGGTCAAACAATATTTAATTTAATGTGCTAAAACTAATTGTTAATCACAAAAATGCGGCAATAAATAGATAGATATCACAAATGTGCAACATTTCGATGTGGAAACGCTATAATTTTTGTTGGATAAAATAAATCGCAGACATAAAAAAATCACCATCAGGTGATCTCTAAAAATGGTAGGCCTTGAAGGATTGTCTCGTCACATCGTGTGACTCGGCTCTACGAGCGAGTTGCTAAAGCAACTGCTAATCTGTTCCTGACAGATTAGTCGAACCTTAGGTTCTTATCCAAGTTTTGTGTTATCAAATCGCAGGCATAAAAAAATCACCATCAGGTGATCTCTAAAAATGGTAGGCCTTGAAGGATTGTCTCGTCACATCATGTGACTCGGCTCTACGAGCGAGTTGCTAAAGCAACTGCTAATCTGTTCCTGACAGATTAGTCGAACCTTAGGTTCTCATCCAAGTTTTGTGTTATCAAATCGTAGGCATAAAAAAACCACCATCAGGTGATCTCTAAAAATGGTAGGCCTTGAAGGATTGTCTCGTCACATCATGTGACTCGGCTCTACGAGCGAGTTGCTAAAGCAACTGCTAATCTGTTCCTGACAGATTAGTCGAACCTTAGGTTCTCATCCAAGTTTTGTGTTATCAAATCGTAGGCATAAAAAAACCACCATCAGGTGATCTCTAAAATTTGGTGGGTCGTGAAGGATTCGAACCTTCGACCAACGGATTAAAAGTCCGCTGCTCTACCGACTGAGCTAACGACCCAAATAGGTAATAAAAAACTTTTTACTAATACCATCTAAAAGATGGTGGGTGATACCGGGTTCGAACCAGTGACCCCCTCCTTGTAAGGGAGGTGCTCTCCCAACTGAGCTAATCACCCCAAATCTAAGAAATAAATATTTCAAAGATAAAGTTACACAGTAAGAATTGGTGGGTGATACCGGGTTCGAACCAGTGACCCCCTCCTTGTAAGGGAGGTGCTCTCCCAACTGAGCTAATCACCCTTACCGTGTGGAAAAGCATTATAAGGATCCTTGTTTTTCAGTCAACTGTTTTTTTCATTTTTCTGCAAATTATTGTTAATTCGTCTTAAATTTAAACATTTTTTGCGATATTTTTAACATAACTGATATTTTCTTACGGCTTTAGCTATTATTTTTTGGAAAATAGCATCAGATTTTAACTAAGTTGGATATTATTAATTTGTACTATATTACCTTTTTTATTCAAAGTGCAGATGTAACGGGTTTTATGATTAATATTGAGGCAAAGCAAGCAACGATTATCGCTAGGCAACATATCGCAATTACAACGAATGACAATATCAATATTTTTGATTTTCCCTTAACAAAGCTTAAACAGCAATTTTATGGACTTATAAAAAATAGGCCAAAAAATAAGGTGGCTTATCGTATTATTTTTGCTGACAAGGCAGTTATGCAAGCTGAGTTACCTTTACCTAACACTGATTTAAATGCATATGAAATTAAACATTATATTAAAAATTCACTGGCTAAAATCTTTCATACTAAGCAGCGCCTTTGTTATGATTATCTGCCTGAATCAGGTGGTACGAACAGCAAGTCGTTAACTATTTATGCCTATCATTATGAATTTATCGAACGCTATATTGCGTTATTTGCCCAAGATAACTTAAGTTTTGTTGGTATCACAACAACTATGATTGAAAACGGTGCAAATACTCCGTTGCCTATAGCTGATGTTGAACTGCTTGCTCTATTACCAACACTAACCGGCATTAATTTTTTACCTTGGCGTGAAAAACAACAAAAATATAAGAGGACCCATTTTTTGGCGGTCATCGCGGGGTATTTTTTAATTTATAGTGTGATGGTTTGGTTATGGGATCAACACGCATATCCGCATTTAAATGAACAGTTATTAAAAAATCAACAATACCATACTGAGTTAACGCAAAAAAATCAGCAGTTAGTCCAATTAATTAAGTTAAATAATACTTGGTTACAACTAAAATCAGATCTTGCCAAACAAGATAGCCTAAAACAGCAATTAACTTTGCTGGTTAATTATTTAACACTCATTGCGAAAACTGTTCCTGATGGAATATGGTTAGGCTCATTATCATATCAAGGCAATATTCTTGAGCTCAAAGGTGAGAGTTTCTTTTATGCTGATATTTTAACATTCTCAAATTTATTATATCAGCACGATATAACAGGGGTGCATAAGATTGTATCGATCAAAAAGCAGCAATATTTATTAGAATTCACCTTTGATATTCAATTAGCATATTTGGTGCAACAAAATGCTGATTGAAAAACTCGATAAGCTTCTTTATCGTTCAGCCATGCTGCGTTATAGCATGATAACGATCAGTTTTATTTTTTTAGGCTTAATCACTTACTACTTATGGGTTATTCCTTTTCAAGAGCAGTACCAAAGTGAAAAGCGAGAAGGTAAACATTTGCAAGATGAAGCGCTAATACTTAATAATAAACTCGATAGTTATCCGAAGTACCAACAATTAATTACCGATATCGAAATGCTTGAGGTGCAGCGTCAAAATTATAGTAATTATTCTATCAATAAAGTTATTCAAATTATTTCACAGCAATTACTTAATAATCAATTAACCCTTATTGATTTAGATCGTCAAGATGACAACAATAATTGCAATGTTAATTTTACGCTACAAGGAAATTATCACGCTTTAATCCAATTTATTTATCAGCTATCAAAACTTAATCTTAATATTTCAATTAATCGAATATCCGTTATTCGCAAGGCAGATAGTTTAGTTTTTTTGCTGTCTATTTTTTATCAAGGTAAACAGGCAAAAGCACCATGAAAAAATATATTAATATTCTATTTAGCTCGCTCTTAATCTTATTTTTACAACTAAAAACGCCTTTTGCGATAGTCAAAAATCCATTCTTATTGCCTCCAGCATTATCGTGTGATGAATTAAAAGACCAACTAATGTCAAAACTTAGTTTGTGGCAATATCAAGGCTATATTGGCTTATTTTCAACTAAACAGCATATTGACCCAATTATTGGGTTATCAAATCAAGGTGAATGGCTAATTATTAACGAAGTCGTGGCGCCAATATCATTGATGCCGTGGCTGATTATTGATATATCGCCAAAGTACATCACATGGCAAGCTGATTTGCCCCATTATTGCAAAAAAAGAATTACGTATAACATGATATTTGTAGGAGGAAATAATGATGCGATTAACCATCGTCGTTAAGTTAATGATATATTTTATATTGGCTAATTTTACAGTTAATCGTTATGCAATGGGTAGTAATGATGTTGATAATTTGATCTCACTTAACTTTCATCAAGCCCCGACAAGTATTATTTTGCAAACGTTGGCTGACTATCGGCAGTTCAATCTTATTTTAGACGGTGAACTTGATCTCTTACAAACGGTTAAATTAACCAATATTGATTGGTATAAAGCATTAACAATTATTACGGATAATGCAAAGCTACAATATATAATCGATAATAATATACTCATTATTACCGCTAAAGCTGATCCTAAATTATTATTAGATCAGCAGCGTAAAGCGCAAATAGAGCAAGAATTATCATTACCGTTAGTTTATTTTACATTAAAAGTGGATCACACTGATCTTAAGGCATTACAAACGGTTATTTTAGAACAAAAACTCTTATCGGAAAGGGGAAAAGTATTTATTGATGATAGAACCAATACCCTAGTTATTTATGATATTAAAAAAAATATTGATAATGTGATAACGTTAATTAAACAGCTTGATAAACCCATCGCTCAAGTTCATATTTCAGCCCAAATTGTAACAATGAGTAATGAAAGTTTATCTGAACTCGGTATCAAATGGGGATATACTGGCTCATCATCACAATTAATTGATCAATTTGATATAAATTTAGGTTTAGCAAGCAAAGCTGCAACATTGGGATTTAATTTAGCTAAACGGTCAAATCATTTACTAAATCTTGAGTTATCAGCACTTGAAGCTGAAAATCAATTAGAAATTATTGCAAGTCCTACGCTACTTACTGCAAATAAACAAATGGCATCAATTAAGCAAGGCACCGAGATCCCTTATGAAGTGTCAAGTGGCAGCAATGGCGTAACATCGATTGAATTTAAACAAGCAGTATTAGGTTTAGAAGTCACGCCAAGGGTATTAAGTGGTGATCAAATAGAATTAACGTTATATATTACTCAAAATACTGCGGGTCGCTCAATTAAACGCAGTGATGGCGGTGAAGCGCTAGCAATTGATACACAAGAGATTAGAACTCAAGTGTTAGTTAATAATGGTGAAACACTGGTATTAGGTGGAATTTTTCAACAAAGTCGACATCAAGAAACTCGGGCTGTACCTGGCGTTAGTCGACTTCCAATTATTGGCGGTTTATTTAAGTATCAAAGTAAAAAGCAACAAAAACGAGAGTTGATTATTTTTATAACCCCACAATTAATCAGTTTTTAATTTACTTTAATGGTTTTGCATGATGGAGTATAATCTGCGCAAATATTTTATTTGATAAGGGCTGTTTATGTTTCGCGTTGTTGCCTCTGATCTTGATGGTACGTTATTAAACCCGCAACACTGTTTATCCGACTATACCAAAAAAATTCTACAAGCTTTGAGACGAGAAAAAATTAATTTTGTTTTTGCAACTGGCAGGCACCATATTGATGTGGCACAAATGCGTGAAAATATGGAAATAGATGCATTTATGATCACATCAAATGGCGCAAGGGTTCATGATAGCAATGGTAATTTAATTTATAGTAAAAGCCTTGAACCGAGTATCGCTTATGAAGTTGCTCAAGTTGCAATGGATAATCCATTGGTTTATACCCATATTTATCGTGGAGATGATTGGTTAATTAATAAAGAAGATGAATATTCTCTTAGCTTTTTTAATGAAACTAATTTCAAGTATCGATTATTTGATCCGATTGATTTTGCCACTTCTGATATCGCTAAAATTTATTTCACAATAAGTGATATGAGCCAACATTTACATTTAGTTGAACTTAAAAATCAGTTAAAAGCGAAATATGGTTCAAAAATCAGTATCACCTTTTCAACGTTAAACTGTTTAGAGGTTATGGGAAGTGAGGTTTCAAAAGGCTATGCATTAAATGCTGTGGTAAATAAGTTAGGTTTCACCCTGCAAGATAGTATTGCCTTTGGTGATGGTATGAATGATTTTGAAATGCTATCAATGGTTGGTAAAGGATGCATTATGCAAAATGCCAGCGATGAACTTAAAAATAGTTTACCTGATCTAGAAATTATTGGTTCAAATGCAGATGAAGCCGTTCCTCATTATTTAAGTAAATTATTTTTTAACTCAATAATTTAATATGAAAGTAGATAGAGAACTCGATACATTAGGATTACGTTGCCCTGAGCCTATTATGTTGGTAAGAAAAACAATTCGAGAAATGTTAACAGGGCAAGTTTTGCATATTATTGCCGACGAT from Orbaceae bacterium lpD04 encodes:
- a CDS encoding sugar-binding transcriptional regulator produces the protein MPNDELKLLINIAQLYYEDNLTQAEISAKLGIYRTTISRLLKKAQQQQVITFKINYTLCQTSLLEKQLKEHFKLHEVIIVDTQKDEDLDIKLQKMGYAGATYLQKIITNQDIIGFSWGSSLAAVANQLDSSIHKDALCVPMVGGPAGKLNSQFHVNTIVYNIATKLHSRSLLMDFPAILEEKSLRDAIVKSQHYNQIAAYWPKLTIAMFGIGSCNISNSSIWHGFYGDDDQIETLENKPIAGDICSRFFDHQGDSVQTNISDKIINITLDQLKMAKYRIGIAQSSEKVDAIIAAISAGYINVLITTKGTAQSILTQLIPPD
- a CDS encoding secretin N-terminal domain-containing protein, producing MMRLTIVVKLMIYFILANFTVNRYAMGSNDVDNLISLNFHQAPTSIILQTLADYRQFNLILDGELDLLQTVKLTNIDWYKALTIITDNAKLQYIIDNNILIITAKADPKLLLDQQRKAQIEQELSLPLVYFTLKVDHTDLKALQTVILEQKLLSERGKVFIDDRTNTLVIYDIKKNIDNVITLIKQLDKPIAQVHISAQIVTMSNESLSELGIKWGYTGSSSQLIDQFDINLGLASKAATLGFNLAKRSNHLLNLELSALEAENQLEIIASPTLLTANKQMASIKQGTEIPYEVSSGSNGVTSIEFKQAVLGLEVTPRVLSGDQIELTLYITQNTAGRSIKRSDGGEALAIDTQEIRTQVLVNNGETLVLGGIFQQSRHQETRAVPGVSRLPIIGGLFKYQSKKQQKRELIIFITPQLISF
- the tusA gene encoding sulfurtransferase TusA — its product is MKVDRELDTLGLRCPEPIMLVRKTIREMLTGQVLHIIADDPATVRDIPGFCRHMDHQLIDSQIEQSPYHYWLKKQ
- a CDS encoding PilN domain-containing protein — encoded protein: MYYITFFIQSADVTGFMINIEAKQATIIARQHIAITTNDNINIFDFPLTKLKQQFYGLIKNRPKNKVAYRIIFADKAVMQAELPLPNTDLNAYEIKHYIKNSLAKIFHTKQRLCYDYLPESGGTNSKSLTIYAYHYEFIERYIALFAQDNLSFVGITTTMIENGANTPLPIADVELLALLPTLTGINFLPWREKQQKYKRTHFLAVIAGYFLIYSVMVWLWDQHAYPHLNEQLLKNQQYHTELTQKNQQLVQLIKLNNTWLQLKSDLAKQDSLKQQLTLLVNYLTLIAKTVPDGIWLGSLSYQGNILELKGESFFYADILTFSNLLYQHDITGVHKIVSIKKQQYLLEFTFDIQLAYLVQQNAD
- a CDS encoding Cof-type HAD-IIB family hydrolase yields the protein MFRVVASDLDGTLLNPQHCLSDYTKKILQALRREKINFVFATGRHHIDVAQMRENMEIDAFMITSNGARVHDSNGNLIYSKSLEPSIAYEVAQVAMDNPLVYTHIYRGDDWLINKEDEYSLSFFNETNFKYRLFDPIDFATSDIAKIYFTISDMSQHLHLVELKNQLKAKYGSKISITFSTLNCLEVMGSEVSKGYALNAVVNKLGFTLQDSIAFGDGMNDFEMLSMVGKGCIMQNASDELKNSLPDLEIIGSNADEAVPHYLSKLFFNSII